The segment GGCGTGTGCTGTTGTGTTGATTGGGTGGAGGCTGCTGCGAAACGCAAAGCTGGCGGCAGCAGCTAGACCGTATAATTTTCCAGCGACAGGCTCAATCTTCCGTCCACCAGCCCGATTCTGTGCAGGCTGGCATAGGAAGCAGGGAATTTACTGCCCCGGTTATTCCAGTCGATCCCTTTGATGATGTGATAGATGATATTTATGACACCGCCGTGTGTAACAATAATTATGTTATCATCGGGGCCGCTGTCCGCATGCTCTTCGCAGAGCCGGGTGAAGGTCTCTTGAATCCGTGTGAAGAATTCGAGCGGACTCTCTCCGTCAGGGTAACGCTCGTCCATCCGCAGTCCTGAGAAGTATAAGCCGGGGTAACGTTCATTCACGATTTCGTTCGGCATGCCGGCGATCACACCATTGTTCATCTCCCGCCAATCCATATTGCGCTCCAAGGGTAATTCTAGCTCTCTTGCCAGCTCGCCGGCTGTATCCAGCGCCCGCTGCAGATCGCTGCTGACTATACGTTGTATA is part of the Paenibacillus sp. FSL M7-0420 genome and harbors:
- a CDS encoding histidine phosphatase family protein, whose translation is MAIYLVRHGKDDEGYRGGWSQRGLNTQGYRQAEKLGCFLRENSASFPIQRIVSSDLQRALDTAGELARELELPLERNMDWREMNNGVIAGMPNEIVNERYPGLYFSGLRMDERYPDGESPLEFFTRIQETFTRLCEEHADSGPDDNIIIVTHGGVINIIYHIIKGIDWNNRGSKFPASYASLHRIGLVDGRLSLSLENYTV